From Debaryomyces hansenii CBS767 chromosome C complete sequence, a single genomic window includes:
- a CDS encoding DEHA2C07150p (similar to CA2468|IPF8723 Candida albicans), translating to MDTCVYERRAEKALDSVNKTLGSQSEAMSHLVEQYSKSGYSRINLLNSLELLFQSILRGGKVVVSGIGKSFKISSKLVATLNSLSIQSAALHASEGLHGDLGIIRDNDTLIFVTASGNTPELLQLLPHIPKSIPIILLTCNRNSKLSNHPQVKSLLYADLPSNLNEESIHGIPAPTVSATLSMVLADATILALSEMLEEDALKRKKLFSMKHPGGSIGADLSHLNENFVKMATGDVASSGRSFSLNTNSSLLSLNQLRKSFDNMNSESSNFSSLVVSDDEDMLDSKALKKNSDVQNLIVPSDPSKRVSITEDELNSTSYVTESKLLKWITLYDFVVCLKADDTHIARAMSCDQIRELYRSEIGDDDCKDEIWESFHLKLVTRFKEVQL from the coding sequence ATGGACACATGTGTTTATGAAAGAAGGGCAGAGAAAGCATTAGACTCTGTAAACAAGACTTTGGGTAGTCAGAGTGAGGCGATGAGCCATTTGGTCGAGCAATATAGTAAATCGGGATACTCACGGATAAACTTGTTGAATTCGTTGGAACTACTTTTTCAAAGTATTTTACGGGGAGGGAAAGTAGTAGTTTCGGGAATTGGTAAAAGCTTCAAGATATCCAGCAAATTAGTAGCAACACTAAATTCGTTATCTATTCAATCTGCGGCACTCCACGCATCAGAAGGTTTACATGGTGATCTTGGAATAATACGGGACAACGATACCTTGATATTTGTAACTGCAAGTGGGAACACACCTGAActtttgcaattattgCCCCATATCCCCAAGTCGATTCCTATTATACTTTTGACGTGTAATAGGAATTCAAAATTGTCCAATCACCCTCAGGTTAAGTCTTTGCTATATGCTGATTTACCTTCAAACTTGAATGAGGAATCGATACATGGTATACCAGCACCAACAGTGTCGGCTACGCTATCAATGGTCTTAGCCGATGCTACAATATTGGCATTATCTGAGATGCTAGAAGAGGATGCGTTGAAACGAAAGAAGTTATTTTCCATGAAGCATCCCGGTGGATCGATTGGTGCTGATTTGAGCCATTTGAATGAAAACTTTGTTAAGATGGCTACAGGTGATGTAGCTAGTAGTGGAAgatcattttcattaaatacaAACTCATCTTTATTAAGCTTGAATCAATTGAGGAAGAGCTTCGATAACATGAATAGTGAGTCATCAAATTTCAGTTCCTTGGTAGTATcggatgatgaagatatgTTAGACTCAAAGgctttgaaaaaaaattcagacGTTCAAAATCTTATAGTACCCTCAGATCCTTCCAAGAGAGTATCAATAACggaagatgaattaaattcgACTAGTTATGTTACAGAGTCCAAGCTTTTGAAATGGATAACGCTATACGATTTTGTTGTATGCTTAAAGGCAGACGATACCCATATAGCAAGAGCAATGTCGTGTGATCAGATAAGGGAATTATATAGAAGTGAAATCGGCGATGATGACTGCAAAGATGAAATTTGGGAACtgtttcatttgaaattggtaACAAGATTCAAAGAAGTTCAACTTTAA